The region GGGACAACGGCGTGCGCCTCGTCCACGCCAACAGCGGCGCGCCCAATCAATGGATGGTTCCGGTCGCGCGCGCGGCCCGCGTGCCGCTGCTCGCCCATCTGCACGCCGTCTACCAGCTTCGCGAACGCTGCACGCTGGGCCTGCACCACGCGCCGCTCGCCGTCGGCGTGAGCGCCGCGGTTCTGCAGGGGCTGCTCGAGGACGGCGTGCCGGCGTCGCGGACGCGCGTCGTCCACAACGGCATCGACCTCGACCGGCTCGCCGTCGGCGACGCCTCGCGCCTGCGCGCCGATCTCGGCCTCCGCGACGGCGAGGCCGTGGTCGTCGGAATCGGTTCGCTCGACGCGGGAAAGAAGTTCGACGACCTGCTTCGCGCGCTGGCGCTCCTGCGCGGCGAGGGACGCGCGGCGACGCTGCTGATCGCCGGCGACGGGCCGGAGCGGCAGCGTCTCGAGAGACTCGCCGGCGAGCTGGGGCTGACGGGGACGGTCCGCTTCCTCGGCTGGCGCGACGACGTCGGCGCGATTCTGCGCGACGCGGCCGACGTCTTCGCCTCGGCCTCGGCGGCCGAATCGTTCATGCTGACCGGCGCGGAAGCCGCGGCCTTCGGCGTGCCGGTGGTCTCGACCGCCGTCGGCGGCGTCGTCGAGCAGGTGCGGGACGGCGCGACCGGCCTGCTCGTCCCGCCGAACGACCCGCCCGCGCTCGCCGCCGCGCTTCGCGCGCTGGTGGACGACCCCGGGCTGCGCCGCCGCCTCGGCGAGGCGGGGCGGGCGTTGGTGCGGGAGCGCTTCACGATTCAGCGGAACGTGCAGGAACTCGCGGCGGCGTACGACGAGCTGTTGGAACGTCCCCGCGCCGCCTTCGGCTGGACGTCCGGCTGGGGCCCCATCCGA is a window of bacterium DNA encoding:
- a CDS encoding glycosyltransferase — its product is MPGRPVRDAAPAARDPVPVLFVHFGQERIRGSERCLLDLLAHLDPRRFRPFVWCNAAAMAREVAALGIPVETDRFTILLDWNRPRFGVARYAALVRKGLRLVRDNGVRLVHANSGAPNQWMVPVARAARVPLLAHLHAVYQLRERCTLGLHHAPLAVGVSAAVLQGLLEDGVPASRTRVVHNGIDLDRLAVGDASRLRADLGLRDGEAVVVGIGSLDAGKKFDDLLRALALLRGEGRAATLLIAGDGPERQRLERLAGELGLTGTVRFLGWRDDVGAILRDAADVFASASAAESFMLTGAEAAAFGVPVVSTAVGGVVEQVRDGATGLLVPPNDPPALAAALRALVDDPGLRRRLGEAGRALVRERFTIQRNVQELAAAYDELLERPRAAFGWTSGWGPIRPWGRLVGAALRRRLRGSRAAGARRDS